Part of the Candidatus Poribacteria bacterium genome, ATCAGAACGGATATAAAGCCTTTGTTGACCTGAAATTCCACGACATTCCGAACACGGTGGCACGCGATGTCAGCACGATGACGAAACATGGCGCAAATATGATTAACATGCACGCCTCTGGTGGACTTATAATGATGAAGACGGCAAGAGCAAGGGCAGACGAAGTATCTGCCGAACGCGATATTCCGCCGCCAATACTACTCGGCGTGACCATTCTGACAAGCATTGAAGAAACTAACTTTCGGTTAAGTTTTGCCTCAGCACGGACGCTTTCGGAACAGGTTGTCTATCTCGCACAGTTGGCGCAGGAAGCCGGACTGGACGGTGTTGTCGCGTCGCCGTTGGAGATCGAATCGATACGGAAAGCGTGTGGAAAGGATTTTGTCATTGTCACACCCGGTATCCGTCCAGCGTGGGCATCGGCGGGAGATCAACGCCGCATCACTACGCCAGCGGAGGCGATTCAACGCGGCGCGGATTACATTGTTGTCGGTAGACCGATTATTGACGCGGAGGATCCCTTGGAAGCTACCGAAATGATCCTTGAAGAAATGAAAGAGGCTTAACATTATGAACATTGTGTGTATCTGTTTAGACACGTTTCGTGCAGACATCATCGGTGAAGGCAAGAAGTATAGCCACGTGCAAACGCCGAACCTCGATGCCTTGGCATCAGAGTCTGTCCGGTTCACACGCGCCTTTGGTGAGGGACAGCCGACGCTTCAGATCCGGCGCGGCAACTTCACGGGGATGCGGAGTTTTCCGTGGAAATACAATTTCGACCGGCGTGGACATTGGCATCATGCGCCGGGTTGGCATAAGATACCACCCGAACAGGATACAATCGCTGAAGTCTTGCTTGAACGCGGGTATCTCACTGCTCTGATTGCGGATACGTATCACATGTTCAAGCCGACGATGAATTTCTCGCGCGGGTTCGCACATTTCGATTTCATTCGCGGACAGGAGTCGGATAACTGGAACAGCGGTGATCCGAGGTTGATTGAAGAACAACTCCGAAAACATGTTCGTGAACCCCTCAACTGGCAACGGCATGCTGGACTCGTCAACTACCTCTTGTCGCAACGGCATCGTCAATCCGAAGATGACTATAGTTGTGCCCGCGTCTTCCGTGCCGCAGCGGACTGGCTACAGGACAATCATACCGTCGGTCCGTTTTTCTTATGGGTGGACAGTTTCGACCCGCATGAACCGTGGGATCCACCGAAGTCCTACGCAGACCTCTATTTTTCCGACTATTCCGGCAAGGATTTCATCACGCCGGGCAACGCGAACGAAGGTGATGGACCTACGGAAGATGAACTTCGCCGGATTGAGGCACTCTACCTCGGCGAAGTGACGTTTGTCGATAAATGGGTCGGCGTGCTACTTGACAAGATAGAGCAGTTAAATCATGTCCGACCACGGTACACAACTCCGGGACCATGGAAGTTTCGGGAAGGGACCGAACAAGCTCCATCCTTTCAATACGCAGTTGAACCTGATGATTCGGCATCCAGAGGGACCCCATGACAAGGAAATTTTCGCGTTCGTGCAGAACCACGACCTTATGCCCACACTTCTGAATCAACTTGACATTCCGTGCAGTTGGACAGATGGTGAGAACATGTGGCAACTCGTTCGGCAGGAAAAAGCGTCGCTCCGTGAACGGATTATCACCGGTTGGGCAGGATTCATCACGGGCAACGCACGCGGTCGCGTCAGCGTGCGCGATAACCACTGGAACTTCTGTACTTCAGTCGGTTACAGAGATGAGAATGGCGATGAACTCTTTGATGTCCGAAATGATCCCGAAGAAATAGTGAATATTGCGAGTGACCATCCAGCGATCGTTGCAGAACGAAAACGAGATGTCGAGGCATTGATTGGACAACCCTTACCCGGACATTTCATTGAGGTCTGCGATCCAGAGCAGGCACCGATGACGCGATGGCTTCAAAAGAAATTGGCGGAGATGTAGAACTGGCTGTCAGCGGGCAGCAGTCGGCATTCAGGTGATTTCCGATGGTTGACCGCTATTTAAGTTTTTCCCAATCCCAGAGAAGGATTGTACCGTCGTCGCTTCCGCTTGCCAGTGTCTTCCCATCTGGCGAGAACATCAACACACCAACAGAGCCTTGATGTCCTGTGAGAATCACTTGTATCTGATAATCCGGATCTGATTTCCATATCTGAATTAACCCTGCTTCACTTCCGCTTGCGAGCGTTTTTCCATCCGGGGAAAAGGCTAAAGCAGTAGTGTTTTCAACAGCATCGAAGGTGCCGATGGGATTACCCGTGTTGACCTCCCATAAACGCACTGTCCAGTCGCCGCCTGCAGTCGCGAGTTTTGTGCCATCCGGTGAAAGGGCGGTTGCGTTAATTGCGTCAGGATGTTTGTCAAGCATCGCGAACGCATTGCTTGTGAAGGTGTCCCAGACGTAAATACTGTTTCCATGAGCAGTTGCAATAATTGAAGCGTCGAGGGAGAACGTCAGTGCCTCCGGTGGTGTTTTGGACATAAATCCGTCTCGTTCGCCGCCGATTTGGGACTCTGTGAACAACGAAACCGCCTCGCCGGTCTGTGCGTCATAAATCCAGATGCCAATCGACGTTGACGCAACAACGCGTGTGCTGTCGGGTGAGAGTTTGACATTGATTAATGTGCCTCTTCCGAGACGGGCTTTCGCACCTTCAGGCAGATGCCACTGTGTCGCAAAGTCCTGGGCAATACCCTTTGATAGCAGTAGACTGGAAAGCAAAAAACATACGATATAGAGAAGGTGGGTCTTTTTCATGAACTTGAACTCCTTTTTGGACAGTGCTTTTATCTTTGGAGTGTCTGTATCATAGTGGAGAGCAAATTCCGTGCCAGTTTGAATGATACTGCCTCAGAAACTTTAGGCGAAATAGTGATAAAAAACCGCACAAAGTTGGGCATTCTTTATCAAAATTCGGTGTCAAAACCCCGTTGCTTTAGCTGGGGGATGTAGACACCGCCCTATTGAATTAGACCAAACCTTTGCTTAAAAAGATTTGACAAATGTCTAAAATTATGGTAGGGTTAATAGTATCAGGTTGGCAAGCTTTACAAGCGTAACCGCAAGGTTGCGGGCTTGCCTCGCACTTGTAAGGGGATAAATGCCTGATACCTGACATTCCATGCGAAATACGACTCATAAACTTTTCAACGATAAGACGTTGCGCCACTTGCACGATGATTTGAATATCATTGGTGTTGTGCGTAATCATTTTTTGGCGATCTCTATGC contains:
- the pyrF gene encoding orotidine-5'-phosphate decarboxylase gives rise to the protein MRDRLIVALDTDDGEEIDWLSGTLMDTVRWFKIGFQAFSALGTEAFPWFDQNGYKAFVDLKFHDIPNTVARDVSTMTKHGANMINMHASGGLIMMKTARARADEVSAERDIPPPILLGVTILTSIEETNFRLSFASARTLSEQVVYLAQLAQEAGLDGVVASPLEIESIRKACGKDFVIVTPGIRPAWASAGDQRRITTPAEAIQRGADYIVVGRPIIDAEDPLEATEMILEEMKEA
- a CDS encoding sulfatase-like hydrolase/transferase produces the protein MNIVCICLDTFRADIIGEGKKYSHVQTPNLDALASESVRFTRAFGEGQPTLQIRRGNFTGMRSFPWKYNFDRRGHWHHAPGWHKIPPEQDTIAEVLLERGYLTALIADTYHMFKPTMNFSRGFAHFDFIRGQESDNWNSGDPRLIEEQLRKHVREPLNWQRHAGLVNYLLSQRHRQSEDDYSCARVFRAAADWLQDNHTVGPFFLWVDSFDPHEPWDPPKSYADLYFSDYSGKDFITPGNANEGDGPTEDELRRIEALYLGEVTFVDKWVGVLLDKIEQLNHVRPRYTTPGPWKFREGTEQAPSFQYAVEPDDSASRGTP